Proteins encoded by one window of Elaeis guineensis isolate ETL-2024a chromosome 12, EG11, whole genome shotgun sequence:
- the LOC105055218 gene encoding uncharacterized protein isoform X1, whose amino-acid sequence MGPIQKLRKALRGCCSCSRGMPPIGVRLDVQDGHVIIDNGILQLTLSNPDGIVTGVRYNGVDNLLEVLNKADNRGYWDLVWNGTGKSGIFDVIKGTDFRILFQDEEQVEVSFTRTWTPSLEGTLVPLNIDKRFVVLRGCSGFYTYAIYEHLEGWPDFDIGETRIAFKLRKDKFYYMAISDDRQRIMPMPDDRMPGRCQQLAYPEAVLLTNPINPDLKGEVDDKYQYSCEDQDIKVHGWISFDPPVGFWQITPSDEFRAGGPVKQNLTSHVGPTTLSVFLSAHYAGQDVVPKFRNGEYWKKVFGPVFIYLNSSWDGSDPKMLWEDAKIQMQVEVESWPYDFPVSEDFQKCLQRGSVSGKLLVRDRYIDGDDIYANGAYVGLALPGEAGSWQREFKGYQFWTRADENGSFTITNVRTGDYNLYAWVPGFIGDYIYDAAITVTSGNNIDLGDLVFEPPRDGVTLWDIGIPDRSAAEFYIPDPNPTYVNRLYINDPADRFRQYGLWERYADLYPDTDLVYTIGDSDYKKDWFFAQVTRKTDQNSYQPTTWQIKFHLDSVYPSGSYKLRVALASATLSELQVRFNDSKANPAHFTTGLIGRDNAIARHGIHGLYWLYNINVRSTWLVQGDNTIFLTQSRSQGPFQGIMYDYIRMEGPSDS is encoded by the exons ATGGGACCAATCCAAAAGCTAAG GAAAGCGTTACGAGGTTGTTGTTCGTGTTCGCGAGGCATGCCGCCTATCGGTGTGAGACTCGATGTTCAAGATGGACAT GTGATCATTGATAATGGAATTCTCCAATTGACGCTATCGAATCCTGATGGGATTGTAACGGGAGTTCGATATAATGGTGTTGACAATCTGCTGGAAGTTCTTAATAAAGCAGATAACAGAGG GTATTGGGATCTTGTCTGGAATGGAACTGGAAAGTCTGGTATATTTGATGT GATAAAAGGAACAGATTTTAGAATACTATTTCAGGATGAAGAGCAGGTAGAAGTTTCGTTCACAAGAACGTGGACTCCATCCCTCGAAGGCACACTTGTCCCCTTAAACATAGACAAAAG GTTTGTAGTACTTCGTGGCTGCTCAGGATTCTACACCTATGCAATCTACGAACACCTGGAAGGATGGCCTGACTTTGATATAGGGGAAACTAGGATTGCTTTCAAGCTTAGGAAAGACAA GTTTTACTACATGGCAATATCAGATGATAGGCAAAGAATCATGCCCATGCCTGATGATCGCATGCCTGGAAGATGTCAGCAATTAGCATACCCTGAGGCTGTCCTCCTTACTAATCCAATTAATCCAGACCTCAAAGGAGAG GTGGATGACAAGTATCAATACTCCTGCGAAGATCAAGACATCAAGGTCCATGGTTGGATAAGTTTTGATCCTCCAGTTGGGTTTTGGCAGATCACACCCAGTGATGAGTTCCGTGCAGGAGGGCCTGTTAAGCAGAATCTAACCTCTCATGTTGGTCCTACCACCCTTTCT GTATTTCTCAGTGCTCACTACGCTGGGCAAGATGTTGTACCTAAATTCAGGAATGGAGAATACTGGAAAAAGGTTTTTGGCCCCGTGTTTATTTACCTTAATTCCAGTTGGGATGGGAGCGATCCAAAAATGCTCTGGGAGGATGCAAAGATACAG ATGCAAGTGGAAGTAGAGAGTTGGCCTTATGACTTTCCTGTTTCCGAGGACTTCCAAAAGTGCTTGCAAAGAGGTTCTGTTAGTGGTAAATTACTAGTCCGAGATAG GTATATAGATGGTGATGACATATATGCAAATGGTGCTTATGTTGGCTTGGCTTTACCAGGAGAAGCAGGATCATGGCAAAGAGAATTCAAG GGGTACCAATTTTGGACCAGAGCAGATGAAAATGGGAGTTTCACAATTACAAATGTTCGTACTGGAGATTATAATCTTTATGCATGGGTTCCTGGCTTTATTGGGGATTACATATATGATGCAGCTATAACAGTCACCTCAG GAAATAATATTGATTTGGGTGACCTTGTTTTTGAACCCCCAAGAGATGGTGTCACCTTATGGGACATAGGCATCCCTGACCGTTCTGCTGCTGAATTCTATATTCCAGATCCAAATCCTACATATGTCAACAGACTCTACATCAATGATCCAGCTGACAG ATTTAGGCAATATGGCCTATGGGAGAGATACGCAGATTTATATCCAGATACTGATCTTGTTTACACAATTGGTGACAGCGACTATAAGAAAGATTGGTTCTTTGCTCAAGTTACCAG GAAGACGGATCAGAACTCATATCAGCCAACCACATGGCAGATTAAGTTTCATCTTGACAGTGTTTATCCATCTGGAAGCTACAAGCTTCGAGTGGCACTCGCATCTGCTACACTTTCTGAACTACAA GTTCGTTTCAATGACTCAAAAGCAAATCCTGCTCACTTTACAACAGGACTGATTGGTAGGGACAATGCAATTGCGAGACATGGAATCCATGGATTATATTGGTTGTATAATATCAATGTACGAAGCACTTGGCTTGTTCAAGGTGATAACACGATATTTCTCACACAGTCTAGGAGCCAAGGTCCTTTTCAGGGAATTATGTATGACTATATCCGAATGGAAGGACCTTCGGACTCTTAA
- the LOC105055218 gene encoding uncharacterized protein isoform X2 produces the protein MGPIQKLRKALRGCCSCSRGMPPIGVRLDVQDGHVIIDNGILQLTLSNPDGIVTGVRYNGVDNLLEVLNKADNRGYWDLVWNGTGKSGIFDVIKGTDFRILFQDEEQVEVSFTRTWTPSLEGTLVPLNIDKRFVVLRGCSGFYTYAIYEHLEGWPDFDIGETRIAFKLRKDKFYYMAISDDRQRIMPMPDDRMPGRCQQLAYPEAVLLTNPINPDLKGEVDDKYQYSCEDQDIKVHGWISFDPPVGFWQITPSDEFRAGGPVKQNLTSHVGPTTLSVFLSAHYAGQDVVPKFRNGEYWKKVFGPVFIYLNSSWDGSDPKMLWEDAKIQMQVEVESWPYDFPVSEDFQKCLQRGSVSGKLLVRDRYIDGDDIYANGAYVGLALPGEAGSWQREFKGYQFWTRADENGSFTITNVRTGDYNLYAWVPGFIGDYIYDAAITVTSGNNIDLGDLVFEPPRDGVTLWDIGIPDRSAAEFYIPDPNPTYVNRLYINDPADRFRQYGLWERYADLYPDTDLVYTIGDSDYKKDWFFAQVTRRIRTHISQPHGRLSFILTVFIHLEATSFEWHSHLLHFLNYKFVSMTQKQILLTLQQD, from the exons ATGGGACCAATCCAAAAGCTAAG GAAAGCGTTACGAGGTTGTTGTTCGTGTTCGCGAGGCATGCCGCCTATCGGTGTGAGACTCGATGTTCAAGATGGACAT GTGATCATTGATAATGGAATTCTCCAATTGACGCTATCGAATCCTGATGGGATTGTAACGGGAGTTCGATATAATGGTGTTGACAATCTGCTGGAAGTTCTTAATAAAGCAGATAACAGAGG GTATTGGGATCTTGTCTGGAATGGAACTGGAAAGTCTGGTATATTTGATGT GATAAAAGGAACAGATTTTAGAATACTATTTCAGGATGAAGAGCAGGTAGAAGTTTCGTTCACAAGAACGTGGACTCCATCCCTCGAAGGCACACTTGTCCCCTTAAACATAGACAAAAG GTTTGTAGTACTTCGTGGCTGCTCAGGATTCTACACCTATGCAATCTACGAACACCTGGAAGGATGGCCTGACTTTGATATAGGGGAAACTAGGATTGCTTTCAAGCTTAGGAAAGACAA GTTTTACTACATGGCAATATCAGATGATAGGCAAAGAATCATGCCCATGCCTGATGATCGCATGCCTGGAAGATGTCAGCAATTAGCATACCCTGAGGCTGTCCTCCTTACTAATCCAATTAATCCAGACCTCAAAGGAGAG GTGGATGACAAGTATCAATACTCCTGCGAAGATCAAGACATCAAGGTCCATGGTTGGATAAGTTTTGATCCTCCAGTTGGGTTTTGGCAGATCACACCCAGTGATGAGTTCCGTGCAGGAGGGCCTGTTAAGCAGAATCTAACCTCTCATGTTGGTCCTACCACCCTTTCT GTATTTCTCAGTGCTCACTACGCTGGGCAAGATGTTGTACCTAAATTCAGGAATGGAGAATACTGGAAAAAGGTTTTTGGCCCCGTGTTTATTTACCTTAATTCCAGTTGGGATGGGAGCGATCCAAAAATGCTCTGGGAGGATGCAAAGATACAG ATGCAAGTGGAAGTAGAGAGTTGGCCTTATGACTTTCCTGTTTCCGAGGACTTCCAAAAGTGCTTGCAAAGAGGTTCTGTTAGTGGTAAATTACTAGTCCGAGATAG GTATATAGATGGTGATGACATATATGCAAATGGTGCTTATGTTGGCTTGGCTTTACCAGGAGAAGCAGGATCATGGCAAAGAGAATTCAAG GGGTACCAATTTTGGACCAGAGCAGATGAAAATGGGAGTTTCACAATTACAAATGTTCGTACTGGAGATTATAATCTTTATGCATGGGTTCCTGGCTTTATTGGGGATTACATATATGATGCAGCTATAACAGTCACCTCAG GAAATAATATTGATTTGGGTGACCTTGTTTTTGAACCCCCAAGAGATGGTGTCACCTTATGGGACATAGGCATCCCTGACCGTTCTGCTGCTGAATTCTATATTCCAGATCCAAATCCTACATATGTCAACAGACTCTACATCAATGATCCAGCTGACAG ATTTAGGCAATATGGCCTATGGGAGAGATACGCAGATTTATATCCAGATACTGATCTTGTTTACACAATTGGTGACAGCGACTATAAGAAAGATTGGTTCTTTGCTCAAGTTACCAG ACGGATCAGAACTCATATCAGCCAACCACATGGCAGATTAAGTTTCATCTTGACAGTGTTTATCCATCTGGAAGCTACAAGCTTCGAGTGGCACTCGCATCTGCTACACTTTCTGAACTACAA GTTCGTTTCAATGACTCAAAAGCAAATCCTGCTCACTTTACAACAGGACTGA